A single genomic interval of Candidatus Eisenbacteria bacterium harbors:
- a CDS encoding glycosyltransferase family 2 protein — protein sequence MTISVVIPCYNEEDGVRMVIERMPSAIDEIVVVDNNCTDRTAEVARSLGARVVAEKVPGYGAAYKCGLRAATKDVVVTLDGDGTYPPEEITRLVDELLDRNLEFLSASRFPLVDGDAMPFSNRMGNWVLTVAAAVLFFKPIRDSQSGMWVFRRAVLERMRLTSDGMPFSEEIKLEALLRGVRFAEGHIPYGARVGEVKLQKWKDGWENLAFLVRKRFGWLNTA from the coding sequence CTGACGATCAGCGTTGTCATTCCCTGTTACAACGAAGAAGACGGCGTCCGCATGGTGATCGAACGCATGCCCTCTGCCATCGACGAGATCGTGGTAGTCGACAACAATTGCACCGACCGCACCGCGGAAGTCGCGCGATCGCTCGGAGCAAGGGTGGTGGCCGAGAAGGTCCCGGGCTATGGCGCTGCATACAAGTGCGGGCTGCGTGCCGCCACCAAGGACGTGGTGGTGACGCTCGACGGCGACGGCACCTATCCACCGGAGGAGATCACGCGGCTGGTGGACGAACTGCTGGATCGCAATCTCGAGTTCCTGTCGGCCAGCCGATTCCCGCTGGTGGACGGAGACGCGATGCCGTTCTCGAATCGCATGGGCAACTGGGTGCTCACCGTTGCCGCAGCCGTGTTGTTCTTCAAGCCGATCCGTGACAGCCAGTCCGGCATGTGGGTGTTTCGTCGCGCGGTGCTCGAACGCATGCGGCTGACCTCGGACGGAATGCCGTTCAGCGAAGAGATCAAGCTCGAGGCGCTGCTGCGCGGCGTGCGCTTCGCCGAGGGACACATTCCATACGGCGCCCGAGTCGGCGAGGTGAAGCTCCAGAAGTGGAAGGACGGGTGGGAGAATCTCGCCTTCCTGGTGCGCAAGCGATTCGGATGGCTGAACACGGCTTGA